Proteins encoded by one window of Armatimonadota bacterium:
- a CDS encoding DNA-directed RNA polymerase subunit alpha: MSIATIWEAPKTKIEFAELSDTYGKFVVEPLERGFGVTLGNALRRVLLSSIPGAAVTSVKIEGVLHEFSTIPGVVEDVTQIILNLKELTLRLHTDKPKLLRLDVRGKREVTAADIQQDAEVDILNPDLHIATLDRKDAHLAMELVVERGTGYVPAERHRRSEHAIGVIPVDSIFTPVQKVNYVVEDTRAGTAEADRLILEVWTDGSVRPEEAVQEAARILIDQFRLFATLGQEGEGTGGLDQSADAQMARLAAMPIEELDLSVRPYNCLKRAGINTVGDLIQRTEEEIVSVKNFGRKSLDEVREKLAALGLSLRKKDGAS, translated from the coding sequence ATGAGCATTGCCACCATCTGGGAAGCGCCCAAGACCAAGATCGAGTTCGCGGAACTCTCGGACACCTACGGAAAGTTCGTGGTGGAGCCCCTGGAGCGGGGGTTCGGGGTCACCCTGGGCAACGCGCTGCGCCGGGTGCTGCTCTCGTCCATCCCGGGGGCGGCGGTGACGTCGGTGAAGATCGAGGGGGTCCTGCATGAGTTCTCCACCATCCCGGGCGTGGTGGAGGACGTGACCCAGATCATCCTCAACCTCAAGGAGCTGACCCTCCGCCTGCACACCGACAAGCCCAAGCTGCTGCGGCTGGACGTCCGGGGCAAGCGGGAGGTCACCGCCGCCGACATCCAGCAGGACGCCGAGGTGGATATCCTCAACCCCGACCTGCACATCGCCACCCTGGATCGCAAGGACGCGCACCTGGCCATGGAGCTGGTGGTGGAGCGGGGCACAGGGTACGTGCCGGCCGAGCGCCACCGCAGGAGCGAGCACGCGATCGGCGTCATCCCGGTGGACTCCATCTTCACCCCCGTGCAAAAGGTGAACTACGTGGTGGAGGACACGCGGGCGGGGACGGCCGAGGCCGACCGCCTGATCCTGGAGGTGTGGACCGACGGCTCGGTCCGCCCCGAGGAGGCCGTCCAGGAGGCGGCCCGCATCCTCATCGACCAGTTCCGGCTGTTCGCCACCCTGGGCCAGGAGGGAGAGGGGACAGGGGGACTGGACCAGAGCGCCGACGCCCAGATGGCGCGGCTGGCCGCCATGCCCATCGAAGAACTGGACCTGTCGGTGCGCCCCTACAACTGCCTCAAGCGCGCCGGCATCAACACCGTGGGCGACCTCATCCAGCGCACCGAGGAGGAGATCGTCAGCGTCAAGAACTTCGGCCGCAAGTCGCTGGACGAGGTCCGGGAGAAGCTGGCGGCCCTGGGGTTGTCGCTGCGCAAGAAGGATGGGGCCAGCTGA
- the rplQ gene encoding 50S ribosomal protein L17, whose translation MLGAATRKLNRDTGERRALLRDLVSALIRHGRVETTVARAKETKKVADRLISLALRGDLHARRQARRVLTDPRVLRRLFAEVAPKYQPGRGGYTRIVRTRVRRGDAAELAVVELI comes from the coding sequence ATGCTGGGGGCTGCCACGCGCAAGCTGAATCGGGATACCGGCGAGCGCCGGGCCCTGCTGCGGGACCTGGTGAGCGCGCTGATCCGCCACGGCAGGGTGGAGACCACCGTGGCCCGGGCCAAGGAGACCAAGAAGGTGGCGGACCGGCTCATCAGCTTGGCCCTGCGGGGCGACCTGCACGCGCGGAGGCAGGCGCGGCGGGTCCTGACCGATCCCCGGGTCCTGCGCCGGCTGTTTGCGGAGGTGGCGCCCAAGTACCAGCCGGGTCGGGGGGGTTACACCCGCATCGTGCGCACGCGGGTCCGCCGGGGGGACGCCGCCGAGCTCGCGGTGGTCGAGCTGATCTGA
- the rpsM gene encoding 30S ribosomal protein S13: MARIAGVDLPRDKRVEVALTYIYGIGLSRAREALAATGVNPDTRVRNLTEEEITRLRDYIDRHYKVEGDLRRDVAMDIRRLVEIGSYRGLRHRRNLPVRGQRTRTNARTRKGPRKTVGSGRRKLEKK; encoded by the coding sequence ATGGCGCGGATTGCGGGAGTGGACCTCCCTCGGGACAAGCGGGTGGAGGTGGCTCTGACCTACATCTATGGCATCGGGCTTAGCCGGGCGCGGGAAGCGCTGGCCGCCACCGGCGTGAACCCGGACACGCGGGTGCGGAATCTCACCGAGGAGGAGATCACCCGCCTGCGGGACTACATCGACCGCCACTACAAGGTGGAGGGAGACCTCCGCCGGGACGTGGCCATGGACATCCGGCGGCTGGTGGAGATCGGGTCGTACCGCGGCCTGCGCCACCGGCGGAACCTGCCCGTGCGGGGACAGCGCACCCGGACCAACGCCCGGACCCGCAAGGGCCCGCGCAAGACCGTGGGGTCGGGCCGCCGGAAGCTGGAGAAGAAGTAA
- the rpmJ gene encoding 50S ribosomal protein L36, with product MKVRGSVKRICEKCKVVRRGRRVYIICENPKHKQKQG from the coding sequence ATGAAGGTGCGGGGGTCGGTCAAACGCATCTGCGAGAAGTGCAAGGTGGTCCGGCGGGGGCGCCGGGTGTACATCATCTGCGAGAACCCCAAGCACAAGCAGAAGCAGGGCTAG
- the rpsK gene encoding 30S ribosomal protein S11: MAKRKGRKRERRNVPLAVAHIQSTFNNTIVTITDPQGNVLAWSSAGNVGFKGSRKGTPFAAGLAAENAARKAMEHGVKQVEVYVKGPGPGREAAIRSLQAAGLDVALIRDVTPIPHNGCRPPKRRRV; the protein is encoded by the coding sequence GTGGCCAAACGGAAGGGACGCAAGCGGGAGCGGCGGAACGTGCCGCTGGCCGTGGCGCACATTCAGTCCACCTTCAACAACACCATCGTCACCATCACGGACCCCCAGGGCAACGTGCTGGCCTGGTCCAGCGCCGGCAACGTGGGCTTCAAGGGGTCCCGGAAGGGGACGCCGTTTGCGGCGGGGCTGGCGGCCGAGAACGCCGCCCGCAAGGCCATGGAGCACGGCGTGAAGCAGGTGGAGGTTTACGTGAAGGGGCCGGGGCCCGGTCGGGAGGCGGCCATCCGGTCGCTGCAGGCCGCGGGGCTGGATGTCGCCCTGATCCGGGACGTCACCCCGATTCCGCATAACGGCTGCCGGCCTCCCAAGAGACGCCGGGTGTAG
- the infA gene encoding translation initiation factor IF-1: MAKKDAIEVEGTVVEVLPNAMFRVQLTSGHKVLAHVSGKMRINFIRILPGDRVKVELSPYDPTRGRITYRYR; the protein is encoded by the coding sequence ATGGCCAAGAAGGACGCCATCGAGGTGGAAGGTACGGTGGTCGAGGTGCTGCCCAACGCGATGTTTCGCGTGCAGCTGACCAGCGGCCACAAAGTGCTGGCCCACGTCTCGGGCAAGATGCGGATCAACTTCATCCGCATCCTTCCCGGTGACCGGGTCAAGGTGGAGCTGTCCCCCTACGACCCGACCCGGGGGCGGATCACGTACCGGTACCGCTAG
- the rpsD gene encoding 30S ribosomal protein S4 — protein sequence MARYTGPVCRLCRREGMKLYLKGEKCYTEKCPVHKRPVPPGMHGQSRRKLSEFGIRLREKQKLRRIYGVLETQFKTYFQQAAKAKGVTGVRLLQLLETRLDNVVYRLGFALSRKEARQMVLHGHIAVNGRKVTIPSFQVRPGHVISPTPRGREHPRVKELAQTGLRTLPSWLEFNPATLEGRVLALPAREEIDVPVQEQLIVEYYSR from the coding sequence ATGGCCAGGTATACAGGACCCGTGTGCCGGTTGTGCCGGCGGGAGGGAATGAAGCTCTACCTCAAGGGGGAGAAGTGCTACACCGAGAAGTGCCCGGTCCACAAGCGGCCGGTGCCCCCGGGGATGCATGGCCAGAGCCGGCGCAAGCTGTCCGAGTTCGGAATCCGGCTGCGGGAGAAGCAGAAGCTGCGCCGCATCTACGGGGTGCTGGAGACGCAGTTCAAGACCTACTTCCAGCAGGCCGCCAAGGCCAAGGGCGTGACCGGCGTGCGGTTGCTGCAGCTTCTGGAGACGCGCCTGGACAACGTGGTCTATCGTCTGGGATTCGCCCTCTCCCGCAAGGAAGCCCGGCAGATGGTGCTGCACGGCCACATCGCCGTCAACGGCCGCAAGGTCACCATCCCGTCGTTCCAGGTTCGGCCCGGTCACGTCATCTCCCCGACCCCCCGGGGGCGGGAACACCCGCGGGTGAAGGAACTGGCCCAGACCGGCCTGCGGACCCTCCCCTCGTGGCTGGAGTTCAACCCGGCCACCCTGGAGGGCCGCGTGCTGGCCCTGCCGGCGCGGGAAGAGATCGACGTGCCGGTGCAGGAGCAGCTCATCGTCGAGTATTATTCCCGGTAG